Proteins found in one Sporosarcina sp. FSL K6-3457 genomic segment:
- the selD gene encoding selenide, water dikinase SelD codes for MDNTIPVKLTSLTTKGGCGCKIGPADLAQVLRGLPPATPDPNLLVGLDTSDDAGVYKLTDDIAMVQTLDFFTPIVDDPYDFGQIAATNAISDVYAMGGKPITALNIVAFPIATLDKKILSDILRGAGDKLKEAGVTLVGGHSIDDQEPKFGLAVTGVVHPDKVRTNAGAKPGDKLILTKPIGVGIYTTSLKNSLLSEDEVVEVTKVMTTLNKVAAETMANYEVHAATDVTGFGLLGHTSEMAKASDVGIHIHADQVPILARTKELAAAGKVPGGTKNNFAHVADVVTYADRLDQIDRWILCDAVTSGGLLIALAEQEATLLLNDLQQQGVDARIIGEVTEDNKGRIIVS; via the coding sequence ATGGATAACACGATTCCAGTAAAATTGACATCACTCACAACAAAAGGCGGCTGTGGGTGCAAAATTGGACCTGCTGATTTAGCGCAAGTATTACGTGGGCTTCCGCCTGCTACACCTGATCCAAATTTACTCGTTGGTCTTGATACGAGTGATGACGCAGGTGTTTATAAACTGACGGACGACATCGCGATGGTGCAAACGCTCGACTTTTTCACACCGATTGTCGATGATCCTTATGATTTCGGGCAAATCGCTGCTACCAATGCCATCAGCGATGTCTATGCGATGGGTGGCAAGCCGATTACAGCACTTAATATCGTGGCTTTCCCGATTGCCACTTTAGATAAAAAAATTCTTTCAGATATTTTACGTGGTGCAGGTGATAAATTAAAAGAAGCCGGTGTCACACTAGTTGGCGGACATTCCATTGACGACCAGGAGCCTAAATTCGGACTAGCTGTCACAGGCGTTGTTCATCCTGATAAAGTACGGACTAATGCAGGCGCTAAACCAGGCGACAAATTGATATTAACAAAACCAATTGGTGTTGGTATTTACACAACTTCATTGAAAAATAGTTTATTGTCTGAAGATGAAGTGGTTGAAGTAACAAAAGTAATGACGACACTCAATAAAGTAGCCGCTGAAACAATGGCTAACTATGAGGTCCATGCCGCTACAGATGTGACAGGCTTCGGATTACTTGGGCATACGTCAGAAATGGCCAAAGCAAGTGACGTTGGCATTCATATCCATGCTGATCAAGTACCTATTTTAGCGCGTACAAAAGAACTTGCCGCAGCTGGTAAAGTACCTGGAGGCACAAAAAATAACTTTGCCCATGTCGCAGATGTCGTGACGTATGCGGATAGACTAGACCAAATTGACCGTTGGATTTTATGTGATGCTGTCACTTCTGGTGGTTTGCTCATTGCATTAGCTGAGCAAGAGGCGACACTGTTGCTGAACGACCTTCAACAACAAGGCGTTGATGCACGAATTATCGGAGAAGTAACAGAAGACAACAAAGGGCGCATCATTGTTTCATAA